CGCTGTGCTTCCCCTCCGGAGATACTTCTGGCATCACGGCTGAGCGTAATGTAGCCAAGCCCCACATCATGCAGGAAATAGAGACGTTCATACAATTCTTTGAGGATCGATTCGGCGATCATTTTCTGCTGATCGGTCAAGTGTGAGAAATTATTTCTGTCGGCAAAATAGGCATAGGAATCGTCAATGGGCATATCGATGATGTCGGCAATGTTCTTGCCTTCGAGTTTGACCGCCAGAGAACGCGGACGAAGCCTGTGTCCGTTACACTTGTCACAGACCTTTTCCGTCATATACTCCGAGAGGTCTTTTTCATCTTTGAACATATCATGCGCAAATTTGACCACGCCGGGCCATTCACGCTTGAGCTTGTGGCGCTTCCAGGTAAAATCTACTGTAGAGCCGTTGCCGTAAAGAATCGCTTTTTGTTCATGCGTCTCCAATTCACCGTAGGGCTTTTTGATATCGATGCCGTTCTGTTCACAAAAGGCGTTAAGGAATTTGGTGTAGTAGCTTTTGTTGAATCCATACATGATCTTCACCGCACCCTTGTCGATGGAGAGGTCAGGGTCTATCACTTTTTTAAGGTCTATGGCATAGCGGATCCCCAGTCCGTCACAGGCCGGACATGCCCCTTTGGGGGAATTGAATGAGAAGCTGACAGGCTCCAGCGGTTCAAAACTGAGTTTACAGTCAAAACAGGCCAGGTGTTCCGAGTAGTGAAAGTCCTTACGGTCGAGCCCTACCTCTTCATGGTTGAGCACTTCGATCTCCATCTCTCCGTAACTCTCTTTGAGCGCCTTTTCGACATCCTGTCCTATACGGTCACGGTTATCCTCTTTGATGACCACACGGTCAATGACCACTTTGATGGTATGCATCTTTGTCTTGCTCAGTTCGATCTCATCATCGAGACGCACCATCACGCCGTCGATCATCGCACGAACGTAGCCTTTGTGGCGGAGGGATTCGAGCATATCGGCAAAGGTACCTTTCTTCGCCTTGACCAGCGGCGCCATGATGATCAGTTTGGCACCTTCGGGCAGTTTAAGTACCTCTTCGATGATGTCAGAAGCCGACATGGAAGAGATGGGCTTGCCGCACTTATGGCAGTGCTGAACCCCTACACGGGCAAAAAGCAGCCTGAGGTAGTCGTAGATCTCCGTAATGGTCCCCACCGTTGAACGCGGGTTCTTCGAGGTGGTCTTCTGATCTATCGCGATCGCAGGGGTCAGACCGTCGATCTTGTCCACATCGGGTTTCCCCACACGTCCAAGGAACTGTCTTGCATAAGAGGAGAGAGACTCGATGTAACGTCTCTGTCCTTCGGCATAGAGCGTAGAGAATGCCAGTGTCGATTTACCCGAACCCGAAATTCCCGTAATGACCACCAGCTGGTTCTTTGGTATAGAGATATCAATATTTTTTAAATTATTCTCTTTGGCTCCATACACATGGATCATATCTTGTTTTTTTGCCATATTTTTATTCTTTGCCTTGCTGAAAAATTAATTTGGAATTATAGCATATTTACACCATATCCAACGGGCTTGCCACCCTGACCTTGTTCATCTCGGCAACTATGTGGGTATAGATCATCGTGGTTTCAACACTTTTATGACCTAACAGTTCCTGTATACTTCGCAGATCAATGCCCTTTTTTTATGCTGTAATGCTTAAATCATATTTTCTCACGAACAACATCTAGTTATTTCTTTTTTTACTTCCATAAAATACTCCTCAAAAATAGGAAAACATAATGTCCTCTATTACCGGAAATTAACAAATAGAGGAATACTTTGTCCAAATAACGGCTTATATCAGACTAAAAGGACATAAGCAATTTTTATGATTCTATACTATTTATAAAAATAGCGTTAAAAATCTTTCAAATTGACATATTTTTAGCAATAGCAAGACATTTTTGATATACTACTAATATTAAAAATAAAGCAATAGTGGGACAAAGTGTTCCCCTAATAAATAGATGCGACGTTTCCACTTCGCTACAACATCGCATCGGCCGCGCTGATCACTGAACGCAATCCCTTGCCATTTGCTGGTCTCCGCTTCGCTACGTCCATCAAATGCCAGGATACACACATCAAGTCTGCTACCAGAATACCCTTCGGGTTATTCTGATATCATACTGAATGGTGATCAGCGCGGCCGTTATAAGCCAAAGGAGAGCTGAGTTGATAAGTCCAGAAGATAGAAATCGGGTGTTGATTAAGTTTATGGACGAGACGCATGTTGACTCTTTTGTTAATCAAGGGCTTCTTCACATGAATAATATTCAATATTTTAGAGAGTATGAAGATAAAGACCCAGCATTAAGGGGTGATCTTCACGAGGGGTTATCAGCTAGCTATCTACCTGAAAATGTTGTGTTAGAGATTAACGGACATATCATTGCTGATGCAGTTGATAAAATAGACATAAGAGAAATTCATAACGAAGAAACTAATGTCTACTGCATGACAATTCTAAGTGATAAAAATATTATTGATGCTGGTCATGATGGTTTGCACTTGTCTAGTGATTTTATAAAATTTGGTAATAAAGCGGTTTTTATCGGTGGTAGTGATATAGCTAAGTTTTATAGGCGTTTGGAAAATGCAATTAATAATCACCCCTCTATATATACTTTAGAAGATGATTCTATAGTTGGTAGAAAGGTTACATACCTAAATAGATCAGATCATCATAGTAGGCTTAATATATACAATAAGTTCCATGAGTATTCTTGGCAATTCGAATGGAGGCTTGCACTGAAACAGAAAAATAAAAAGGGCGTATTGGAGCTTCGGATTGGTAATCTCTCCGATATTGTGCATGTTGTTGATACTGAGTCACTTATAAATGAAGCAATTAAATTCCAAAAAAATGGCTTATAACAAGGCACTGCAGTTGACCCAGCAATACGCCGTTTCGCTTCGCTGCACTCTGCATTGCAGGTCAACTGAGTTTAAGCGTAAGCACTTGACAAAGTTTTTTATTTGCACTACAATTGTATATACAAATTGAAATGAAAGGCGCTTTGGTATTATGAAACAAGCAATAAATATTAGACTAGAAAAAGATGTGGTAAAAGCTCTTGATGAATATGCACAGGAACTTGATAAAACACGAACAAGTCTTGTTGAAAAAGCTATTGAATTGTATTTTGACAAACTAGATGAAATGATTGCTGATAAAAGAATTGATGATTTAAAGTCTGGGAAAACTACACTTGTCCCACTAGAAGAAGTTTTCAAAAAAGCAGGGATTGATGTATAAAATTGCATTTGATAAAGATGCTGAAAAAGAATTTTTAAAATTAGATGTACAAGCACAAAAACTTGTATCGACTAAAATCTTAGACTTGCAAGATGGAAACTTTTCAAATGATAAACAGCTCAAAGGCAAACACAAAGGCAAGTTCAGGAAAAGAGCTGGAAATTACAGAATCATATACCTAAAAGAAAATGGTTATTTGGT
This DNA window, taken from Sulfurovum lithotrophicum, encodes the following:
- a CDS encoding ribbon-helix-helix protein, CopG family; amino-acid sequence: MKQAINIRLEKDVVKALDEYAQELDKTRTSLVEKAIELYFDKLDEMIADKRIDDLKSGKTTLVPLEEVFKKAGIDV
- the uvrA gene encoding excinuclease ABC subunit UvrA; its protein translation is MAKKQDMIHVYGAKENNLKNIDISIPKNQLVVITGISGSGKSTLAFSTLYAEGQRRYIESLSSYARQFLGRVGKPDVDKIDGLTPAIAIDQKTTSKNPRSTVGTITEIYDYLRLLFARVGVQHCHKCGKPISSMSASDIIEEVLKLPEGAKLIIMAPLVKAKKGTFADMLESLRHKGYVRAMIDGVMVRLDDEIELSKTKMHTIKVVIDRVVIKEDNRDRIGQDVEKALKESYGEMEIEVLNHEEVGLDRKDFHYSEHLACFDCKLSFEPLEPVSFSFNSPKGACPACDGLGIRYAIDLKKVIDPDLSIDKGAVKIMYGFNKSYYTKFLNAFCEQNGIDIKKPYGELETHEQKAILYGNGSTVDFTWKRHKLKREWPGVVKFAHDMFKDEKDLSEYMTEKVCDKCNGHRLRPRSLAVKLEGKNIADIIDMPIDDSYAYFADRNNFSHLTDQQKMIAESILKELYERLYFLHDVGLGYITLSRDARSISGGEAQRIRIASQIGSGLTGVMYVLDEPSIGLHERDTMKLIRTLNSLKEKGNSVIVVEHDKETILAADYIVDIGPGAGEYGGKIVFAGDAKKLPKAKTLTADYLFGRKEISYSHDNPQKKWIEIKNVTINNIKDLDAKIPLHNFVCITGVSGSGKSSLILQTLLPVARELLNNAKKVNKVDGVEITGLEHLDKVIYLDQSPIGRTPRSNPATYTGIMDEIRKLFAQTKEAELRGYKIGRFSFNVKGGRCEKCQGDGQIKIEMHFLPDVLVSCDTCNGTRYNAQTLEVLYKGKSIADVLAMSVGEALEFFKAIPSIAAKLKTLTAVGLDYITLGQNATTLSGGEAQRIKLSKELSRKDTGKTLYILDEPTTGLHFADVDRLTGVLHHLVELGNSVVVIEHNLDMVKNADYIVDMGPEGGNKGGLIIAEGSPEALAQNYRKTGSYTGEYLAKELSPPDE
- a CDS encoding tyrosine-type recombinase/integrase, encoding MDLRSIQELLGHKSVETTMIYTHIVAEMNKVRVASPLDMV
- a CDS encoding type II toxin-antitoxin system RelE family toxin, which gives rise to MYKIAFDKDAEKEFLKLDVQAQKLVSTKILDLQDGNFSNDKQLKGKHKGKFRKRAGNYRIIYLKENGYLVISVIRIAHRKEVY